The following is a genomic window from Nitrososphaerota archaeon.
CACCATCCTGTCTCACAGGACCAAAGATGAAAACACGGCCAGAGCAACTGAAAACCTGTTTTCAAGATACGCTAGCCCCGCCGAGCTCGCGAAGGCCGACCCCAGGGTGGTGCGCCGCCTCATCAGACCGTCCGGGTTCTACAACATGAAGGCCCGGAACATAATACGGGCGTCCAGGCAGCTCGTCACAGAGTTCGGCGGGGACGTCCCGGACAACGAAGAAGACCTTCTCAAGATCCACTCCGTCGGGAGGAAGACGGCGAACTGCGTCCTGGTCTACGCCTTCGACAAGCCTGCCATCCCGGTCGACACCCACGTCCATAGGATATCCAACAGGCTCGGACTTGTCAGGACAAGGAAGCCCGAAGAGACCGAGTCTGAGCTGGTCCGGACGGTCCCCAGGCGCTACTGGTTGGAGCTCAACGACCTCTTCGTAAGATTCGGACAGACCACCTGCAAACCCATCGGGCCGAAGTGCCCCACATGCAGCCTCAAAGGGACATGCGCCTACTATCGGGACGTGGTCGTGAAGCGCAAACCTTCATAGCCACAACATCTTTGCCGTGGACGGCCGTGCCGACACTCGAGGAGTCAAAGAAGAAGATCGAAGAGCTAGTGAAAGCCAAGGGGTTCGGCAACACTCCGCAGGAGATAGCCAACAAGCTGCTCTTCGCCTTCATCGAGCTTGGCGAAGCCGGGGACTCCTGGAAGAAGGGGAAGGCCGCCGAAGAGACGATCGAGGAGCTGATAGACGTGATCTTCTATGTCCTGGACGCTTCGAGGCTGATAGCGCCGGACGCCAACATGGACGAGGTCTTCGAGAAGAAGTGGGCCAAGAACATGGGACGACCTTTCCAGTATGGGGAAGGGT
Proteins encoded in this region:
- a CDS encoding endonuclease III, whose translation is MRRMVHASADRRATALARLKETEDSDPFRILIGTILSHRTKDENTARATENLFSRYASPAELAKADPRVVRRLIRPSGFYNMKARNIIRASRQLVTEFGGDVPDNEEDLLKIHSVGRKTANCVLVYAFDKPAIPVDTHVHRISNRLGLVRTRKPEETESELVRTVPRRYWLELNDLFVRFGQTTCKPIGPKCPTCSLKGTCAYYRDVVVKRKPS